From a single Flavobacteriales bacterium genomic region:
- the ccoS gene encoding cbb3-type cytochrome oxidase assembly protein CcoS — translation MSVIFLLITCSTVVALVFLGAFVWAVRKGQYDDDRSPAVRMLHDLPPQVDPKTTAE, via the coding sequence ATGAGCGTCATCTTTCTACTGATCACTTGCAGCACAGTTGTAGCCCTGGTCTTTCTGGGTGCCTTCGTTTGGGCTGTTCGCAAAGGGCAGTATGATGATGACCGATCGCCCGCAGTACGTATGTTGCACGACCTTCCACCCCAAGTGGATCCCAAGACGACAGCCGAATAG
- the ccoN gene encoding cytochrome-c oxidase, cbb3-type subunit I, whose translation MMERFQYDNRIAKNFMFVTLLWGVVGTLVGLTAAMQLVLPSWNFAEWGSFGRLRPLHTNAMVFAFVGNAIFAGVYYSLQRLLKTRMYSDLLSAIHFWGWQLIIVAAAITLPLGMTTGKEYAELEWPIDIAITLVWVVFGINMFGTILKRRERHLYVAIWFYIATWVTVAMLHIVNSIELPISLTKSYSYYAGVQDALVQWWYGHNAVAFFLTTPFLGLMYYFLPKAANRPVYSYKLSIIHFWSLIFLYIWAGPHHLLYSALPEWAQSLGVVFSIMLIAPSWGGMLNGLLTLRGAWDRVREDPVLKFMVVAVTCYGMATLEGPLLSIKSINAIAHFTDWIIAHVHIGGLGWNGFLAFGMIYWMAPRLYGTKLYSTTLANWHFWLGTLGIIFYAIPLYFAGFFQSLMWKQFTPDGFLVYKNFLDTLLEIQTAYWLRALGGTLYITGILIMIYNIRKTVSTGKLIANEDAEAPAMEAEVASTSAGHWHRAIEKRPIQMLILSLIVVGIGGVLEIVPTFLVKSNIPTISQVKPYTPLELHGRDIYVREGCYTCHSQMIRPFRSETERYGEYAKAGEFVYDHPFQWGSKRTGPDLLRVGAKYPDSWHYYHMFDPTSMSPGSLMPAYTAMFENELDITTTEKKIEAMRTMGVPYAEDFPAKANDDIVKQRDAITARLKKDGIDAQSDREIIAVIAYLQRLGTDIKSKPVVEISQLP comes from the coding sequence ATGATGGAACGTTTTCAATACGACAACCGCATTGCAAAGAACTTCATGTTCGTTACCTTACTATGGGGTGTAGTCGGCACGTTGGTGGGGTTAACAGCTGCCATGCAATTGGTACTTCCTTCATGGAACTTCGCTGAATGGGGCAGCTTCGGGCGGTTGCGTCCGTTGCATACGAACGCCATGGTCTTTGCCTTCGTAGGCAACGCCATTTTTGCGGGTGTTTATTACAGCTTGCAACGTCTGTTGAAAACGCGGATGTACAGCGATCTGCTCAGCGCGATCCATTTCTGGGGTTGGCAGTTGATCATTGTTGCAGCAGCTATAACCCTACCCTTGGGAATGACAACGGGTAAGGAATATGCGGAATTGGAATGGCCCATCGACATTGCGATCACCTTGGTCTGGGTGGTATTCGGTATCAACATGTTCGGCACTATACTCAAGCGTCGTGAGCGGCACTTGTACGTGGCGATCTGGTTCTACATCGCAACATGGGTGACTGTCGCCATGTTGCACATCGTGAACAGTATTGAACTACCGATCTCACTCACCAAGAGCTACAGTTATTATGCAGGTGTGCAGGATGCGCTTGTGCAATGGTGGTACGGACACAATGCCGTAGCATTCTTCTTGACCACACCCTTCTTGGGATTGATGTATTACTTCTTGCCCAAAGCTGCGAACCGTCCGGTATACAGCTATAAACTTTCGATAATCCACTTTTGGAGTTTGATCTTCCTCTATATCTGGGCGGGTCCGCATCACTTGTTATACAGCGCGCTGCCGGAATGGGCACAATCGCTAGGCGTAGTATTCAGTATAATGTTGATCGCACCGAGCTGGGGCGGTATGCTCAACGGCCTGCTCACCTTGCGCGGTGCTTGGGACCGTGTACGTGAAGATCCCGTGCTCAAGTTCATGGTGGTAGCAGTTACCTGTTACGGCATGGCAACGTTGGAAGGTCCTCTGCTGAGCATCAAGAGCATCAATGCCATTGCACACTTCACGGATTGGATCATTGCCCACGTCCACATTGGTGGATTGGGTTGGAACGGCTTCTTGGCCTTTGGTATGATCTACTGGATGGCCCCACGCCTTTACGGCACCAAGCTGTATTCCACCACGCTGGCGAATTGGCATTTCTGGTTGGGCACATTGGGTATCATCTTCTATGCTATCCCACTTTATTTCGCTGGCTTCTTCCAAAGTCTTATGTGGAAGCAGTTCACCCCGGATGGGTTCCTGGTCTACAAGAACTTCCTGGATACCTTGTTGGAGATCCAGACCGCATACTGGTTACGGGCATTGGGAGGCACATTGTACATCACCGGTATATTGATCATGATCTACAATATCCGCAAGACGGTAAGCACAGGTAAACTCATCGCCAACGAAGATGCCGAGGCACCGGCAATGGAAGCAGAAGTAGCATCGACTTCTGCTGGGCACTGGCATCGGGCCATTGAAAAGCGCCCGATCCAAATGTTGATCTTGAGTTTGATCGTCGTTGGCATCGGTGGTGTACTGGAGATCGTGCCTACGTTTCTCGTGAAGAGCAACATCCCAACAATAAGTCAAGTAAAGCCATACACACCACTTGAGCTTCATGGCCGGGACATTTACGTACGCGAAGGATGCTACACCTGCCACTCTCAAATGATACGTCCGTTCCGCAGTGAAACAGAACGTTATGGGGAATATGCGAAGGCGGGCGAATTCGTTTATGATCATCCGTTCCAATGGGGCAGCAAACGCACAGGCCCCGATCTGTTGCGCGTAGGAGCCAAGTATCCCGATAGCTGGCATTACTACCACATGTTCGACCCCACGTCCATGAGCCCTGGATCCTTGATGCCGGCCTATACAGCAATGTTCGAGAACGAGTTGGATATTACCACTACGGAGAAAAAGATCGAGGCTATGCGAACGATGGGCGTACCGTATGCCGAGGACTTCCCTGCAAAAGCAAACGACGACATCGTGAAACAGCGCGATGCGATAACGGCTCGATTGAAAAAGGACGGGATCGATGCTCAAAGCGATCGCGAGATCATTGCGGTCATCGCCTACTTGCAACGGCTGGGAACGGACATCAAGAGCAAACCGGTCGTAGAGATCAGTCAGCTACCCTAA
- a CDS encoding CcoQ/FixQ family Cbb3-type cytochrome c oxidase assembly chaperone, translating to MLKFIKHHMDTINGIGIYPAISFVLFFTFFVLMLVWLRKVGRDHMDHMAALPINEEFSTLEIEHNDH from the coding sequence ATGCTGAAATTCATCAAGCACCACATGGACACGATCAACGGGATCGGTATATACCCGGCGATCTCGTTCGTACTGTTCTTCACCTTCTTCGTTCTGATGCTGGTCTGGTTGCGGAAAGTGGGTCGCGATCACATGGACCACATGGCAGCACTGCCGATCAACGAAGAATTTTCCACCCTCGAAATAGAACACAATGATCATTGA
- a CDS encoding c-type cytochrome, translated as MIIERNSILRGTVIAFMATTTLPLLAQDAVQAVQVEPVLHVSRDLLYALVALALTQVIFIASLASIMRTMGGPGGWITKLLSDRNKAAILLPFLLLTASTVNAQAFKGTDADISSYHTFWILTIINAFLFIILLVQLNLVRRLTRMVSGSEEKEAALETARALEPSWWDKLMKSLTKQVEIEKEKDILLEHDYDGIRELDNVLPPWWVWLFYGCIAWGVFYLAAVHVLDILPEQNTEYKEAMAQAEIDIAAYKSTQTATVDETNVEMSTEANFLAAGKANFTTFCTPCHGADAAGSENSVGPNLTDAHWIHGGGIKNVFKTIKYGVPEKGMISWKSQLQPKEISELSSYIMSLQGTGPATQKAPQGELWQEDGAVPTDSTAITADTTSVAVTQ; from the coding sequence ATGATCATTGAGCGCAATTCAATCCTACGCGGAACCGTCATTGCCTTCATGGCAACGACCACGCTACCCCTTCTCGCACAGGACGCAGTGCAGGCCGTTCAAGTAGAACCCGTGCTACACGTGAGCCGGGATCTCCTCTATGCGCTGGTTGCACTGGCTTTGACACAGGTGATATTCATTGCTTCTTTGGCGAGCATAATGCGCACCATGGGCGGTCCGGGAGGATGGATCACCAAATTGCTGAGTGATCGCAACAAAGCAGCCATTCTGCTGCCATTCCTGTTGCTCACCGCGAGCACCGTCAATGCGCAAGCATTCAAAGGAACTGATGCTGACATAAGCAGCTATCACACCTTCTGGATACTGACGATCATCAATGCATTTCTATTCATCATCCTGCTCGTTCAATTGAATCTGGTACGGAGGCTTACGCGCATGGTAAGCGGTTCAGAAGAAAAAGAAGCCGCACTTGAAACAGCAAGAGCGCTGGAACCAAGTTGGTGGGATAAGCTGATGAAGAGCTTGACCAAGCAGGTTGAGATCGAAAAGGAAAAAGACATCTTGTTGGAGCACGACTATGATGGTATCCGCGAGCTTGACAACGTGCTGCCGCCTTGGTGGGTGTGGTTGTTCTACGGTTGTATTGCATGGGGCGTATTCTACTTGGCCGCAGTCCATGTCCTGGATATCCTACCGGAACAGAACACAGAATACAAAGAAGCCATGGCACAAGCGGAGATCGACATTGCAGCATATAAATCGACCCAGACCGCTACAGTGGATGAGACCAATGTGGAAATGAGCACTGAGGCGAACTTTCTGGCAGCGGGCAAAGCCAACTTCACAACCTTCTGTACACCTTGCCACGGGGCCGATGCAGCTGGATCCGAGAACTCTGTTGGTCCGAATCTGACAGATGCTCATTGGATACATGGCGGTGGCATCAAGAACGTGTTCAAGACCATCAAGTACGGCGTTCCGGAAAAAGGCATGATCAGTTGGAAGAGCCAATTGCAACCTAAAGAGATCAGTGAATTATCCAGCTACATCATGAGCTTACAGGGCACAGGCCCTGCCACACAAAAAGCACCGCAAGGTGAGCTCTGGCAAGAAGATGGAGCCGTGCCTACCGATAGTACGGCCATCACTGCGGATACTACGTCCGTGGCGGTGACGCAATGA
- a CDS encoding FixH family protein: MNWGKGITLALIAFAGMMAYFLIRASGNPSPLVTDKYYEQELKYQQRINNTNRADALSADGDADHCKWHSSGIPKRN; encoded by the coding sequence ATGAATTGGGGAAAAGGAATAACACTAGCGCTGATCGCCTTTGCGGGAATGATGGCCTACTTCCTGATCAGAGCTTCGGGGAATCCTTCACCTTTGGTAACGGACAAGTACTACGAACAAGAGCTGAAATACCAGCAACGGATCAACAATACCAACCGCGCAGATGCACTTTCGGCGGATGGTGATGCGGATCACTGCAAATGGCATTCGAGTGGAATTCCCAAAAGAAATTGA
- a CDS encoding FixH family protein produces the protein MRITANGIRVEFPKEIDPGTMTGELTLLRPNNPTLDKAIAVMASSDGIFEIEGDLLAPGRYNALLEWKAGESAYYSEQRIVVQ, from the coding sequence ATGCGGATCACTGCAAATGGCATTCGAGTGGAATTCCCAAAAGAAATTGACCCTGGAACAATGACGGGCGAGCTCACACTGCTGCGCCCGAACAACCCTACTTTGGATAAAGCGATCGCAGTAATGGCAAGCAGTGATGGTATTTTCGAGATCGAAGGGGATCTACTTGCGCCTGGCCGGTACAACGCCTTGTTGGAATGGAAAGCAGGTGAGAGCGCGTATTACTCTGAACAAAGAATAGTGGTACAATGA